A genomic stretch from Candidatus Poribacteria bacterium includes:
- a CDS encoding iron-sulfur cluster assembly scaffold protein, translating into MHTPQVMEHYENPRNIGTIRDADGVGVVGTPASGEMMKLTIKVSQERVVDAKFKAFGCPTAIAASSLITELIKECTIQEALDITNRQVDEALGGLPPDKARYAVLAEKVLKAAIHNYNLHLNKKGGSR; encoded by the coding sequence ATGCACACCCCACAGGTTATGGAGCATTACGAAAATCCACGGAATATTGGTACAATCAGAGACGCGGATGGAGTGGGGGTTGTAGGTACACCCGCTAGCGGCGAAATGATGAAGCTCACAATTAAGGTTTCTCAAGAGCGGGTTGTCGATGCGAAGTTTAAGGCATTTGGGTGTCCAACTGCAATCGCAGCCAGTTCCCTCATCACAGAACTAATCAAGGAATGCACAATTCAAGAAGCACTAGATATAACGAATCGGCAAGTTGATGAAGCACTTGGAGGATTACCGCCGGATAAAGCGCGCTATGCGGTACTTGCCGAGAAGGTATTAAAAGCTGCTATCCATAATTATAATTTACATTTGAATAAAAAAGGGGGATCAAGATGA
- a CDS encoding iron-sulfur cluster assembly accessory protein — MITVTEAAAKKAQLLMQGTMGEESVDADAEHGLRMQVVGGGCSGFQYNLGFDELRSGDKVFEQHGLKVFIDSRSTLYLAGSTLDYNDGLMESGFKITNPNARSECGCGESFSV; from the coding sequence ATGATTACAGTTACTGAAGCTGCAGCCAAAAAGGCACAACTGTTAATGCAAGGTACGATGGGAGAAGAGAGTGTAGATGCTGACGCGGAGCACGGTCTGCGTATGCAGGTTGTCGGTGGAGGTTGCTCCGGTTTTCAGTATAATCTTGGGTTTGATGAACTACGGAGTGGTGATAAGGTCTTTGAACAGCATGGGTTAAAGGTTTTCATCGATTCGCGTAGTACACTCTATCTCGCCGGTTCAACGCTAGACTATAACGATGGTTTGATGGAGTCAGGCTTCAAAATTACCAATCCCAATGCAAGGTCCGAATGTGGTTGTGGCGAATCTTTCAGCGTGTAA
- a CDS encoding tetratricopeptide repeat protein: MRILLCLLFLIPTWLFIPLTTLAQTPPIKEDRIAIQNAHDFYYSQKYSEAIEAYKALLKTPLHQHSKDAIRMNLGRSYEKLGDDAMALQSFQAVIDDDPDGSYASQAVHRIGALFRDRYQYKEAITRCRQLANKYPKTQTAAIARYLIAQYTFADGGYDEAIGSYRSFLNDFPTSPYRNSALNSLIRLCRIRHRYTDAEKLIQAELSHKPNDINLMDQLADLYKAQEKYDEALSLYRTALKQNPKNTDILKKLGELYAERGQQDLAAEQWAKIVQDDPDQAYRYQQLGSIYTSHQMYRKAVEVYETALNLSPKNAQLYNRLADVYKIQGQVDMAVNTYLRALSVVDIGYSGRDTLIQSMAEIYEGAQQKRLLEGVIDRLQVMLRAASQNPSLVLSLAEAYFYRGNLDLALRNFRRLHQLYAADRGRILEKYAQILERNKNPKAADFYQAIAELFPNTHLAWGAQMKLVRFYERWGRWDDALTVLTSMTRRNNQPSAQLLLGHVWLHGIRDPGAALHVYQALANQSLSTDEKIQIQLGMATCYILQGKSNIAEIVLRPIADGNSNFKTEAQKLIGDAHLLRGDIESAVAAYKGVLDIAMSNPLSNDSLDRIVLIQSNSDYSNKPLKRYLEAMQSDLSGDTEEALQLCQETMKEYPTALIVDDLWMLIGGIHEREARYTDAITAYQQVTVLEESSIAAEAIAKIADIYRWELNAPDKAQETYSALIQDYPESVIVAYARQQLDALMKEKAD, translated from the coding sequence TTGAGGATACTTCTATGCCTACTTTTCCTGATACCCACTTGGCTCTTCATTCCTCTGACAACTTTGGCTCAAACTCCACCCATTAAAGAGGACCGAATCGCGATTCAGAACGCCCACGATTTCTACTATTCCCAGAAATATTCAGAGGCGATTGAAGCGTATAAAGCGCTACTAAAAACACCCCTACACCAACACTCAAAGGATGCAATCCGTATGAATTTAGGGCGTTCCTACGAGAAACTTGGCGATGATGCCATGGCACTTCAAAGTTTCCAGGCGGTGATCGATGATGATCCAGACGGTTCATATGCAAGCCAAGCGGTGCATCGAATTGGGGCACTTTTTCGCGATCGGTATCAGTACAAAGAGGCGATTACCCGATGTCGACAACTCGCCAACAAATATCCGAAAACGCAAACCGCAGCGATCGCGCGTTATTTGATTGCCCAATACACTTTTGCAGACGGCGGATATGACGAGGCTATTGGAAGTTACCGAAGTTTCCTAAATGATTTCCCGACCTCTCCGTACCGTAACAGTGCGCTCAATAGCCTTATTCGACTGTGTCGAATTCGTCACAGGTACACTGACGCAGAGAAATTAATACAGGCTGAACTGAGCCACAAGCCGAACGATATCAATCTGATGGACCAGTTGGCGGATCTCTATAAAGCGCAGGAGAAATACGACGAGGCGTTATCCCTATACCGTACTGCTCTTAAGCAAAATCCGAAAAATACAGATATTCTGAAGAAACTTGGAGAGCTATACGCGGAGCGAGGGCAGCAAGATCTTGCTGCAGAGCAGTGGGCTAAAATTGTCCAAGATGATCCGGATCAAGCCTATCGATACCAGCAGCTAGGGTCAATATACACATCTCATCAGATGTATAGAAAGGCTGTTGAAGTCTATGAAACGGCCCTCAACCTCAGTCCCAAGAATGCTCAACTCTACAACCGGCTCGCGGATGTCTACAAAATTCAAGGGCAGGTTGATATGGCGGTCAATACCTATCTACGCGCGTTAAGTGTTGTGGATATTGGCTACAGTGGGCGCGATACGCTTATCCAAAGCATGGCGGAGATCTACGAAGGCGCTCAACAAAAGCGGCTGCTTGAGGGGGTAATTGACCGACTCCAAGTGATGCTGAGAGCGGCGTCACAAAATCCGAGTCTCGTTCTGTCTTTGGCAGAGGCCTATTTCTATCGCGGGAATTTGGATTTGGCGCTCAGAAATTTTAGGCGGCTGCATCAACTTTACGCCGCTGACCGTGGACGCATCCTTGAAAAGTATGCACAAATTCTGGAGCGGAACAAAAACCCTAAGGCGGCAGATTTTTATCAGGCAATTGCTGAACTCTTTCCAAATACGCATCTGGCTTGGGGCGCACAGATGAAGTTGGTACGGTTCTATGAGCGGTGGGGACGGTGGGATGATGCTTTGACAGTTTTAACAAGTATGACGCGACGGAACAACCAGCCATCTGCGCAACTGCTCTTGGGACACGTCTGGTTACACGGAATACGAGATCCGGGGGCTGCACTGCACGTTTACCAAGCGTTAGCCAATCAATCATTGTCGACTGACGAAAAAATACAGATTCAACTTGGCATGGCAACGTGTTACATCTTGCAGGGCAAGTCCAACATAGCAGAGATTGTACTTCGTCCTATTGCTGATGGGAATAGCAATTTCAAGACGGAGGCTCAAAAACTAATCGGCGATGCACATCTGCTTCGGGGCGATATTGAATCGGCAGTTGCGGCATATAAGGGTGTGCTTGATATTGCGATGTCCAATCCATTGAGCAACGATTCACTAGACAGAATTGTCCTGATCCAATCCAACTCAGACTATAGCAACAAACCTCTCAAACGTTACCTCGAAGCAATGCAAAGCGATTTAAGCGGAGACACCGAGGAGGCATTACAACTGTGCCAAGAAACGATGAAGGAATATCCGACGGCGCTCATCGTTGATGATCTCTGGATGCTAATTGGTGGAATTCATGAGCGTGAAGCGCGATACACTGATGCTATCACGGCATATCAGCAGGTCACCGTTTTGGAGGAGAGTTCAATCGCAGCGGAGGCAATAGCGAAAATCGCGGACATCTACCGTTGGGAACTCAATGCGCCCGACAAAGCACAAGAGACCTATTCTGCACTCATTCAAGATTATCCTGAGAGTGTGATTGTTGCCTACGCCCGGCAGCAGCTTGATGCGCTTATGAAAGAGAAAGCCGACTAG
- a CDS encoding amidohydrolase — translation MIIDVHTHLSTREQWGKVFVEAFDRGYTGYTGIDLEVTPEIHWEAVAAVSRAIVFGINSIALGMHTPNDAIAAYAKAHPEKIIGFMSVDPNDPDALDEIDRCVNDLGLKGIKMSPVYQHYNPKGDRARRVHRRAEELGLPILTHAAYHVIANTPMEWANPLLYDPVAREFPNLKIILAHIGLPWYTDAMVMIRKHPNVFADVSGGVPLRPWWGYQALAFCHENRVIDKLLFGSDFPIATIEETIDALRTANRFAEGTNMPQVPEQDIEDLIHRDSLSLLGLD, via the coding sequence ATGATTATCGACGTACATACACACCTTTCTACCCGCGAGCAGTGGGGCAAAGTCTTTGTCGAAGCGTTTGACCGGGGATACACCGGTTACACTGGAATTGACTTAGAAGTCACACCCGAAATACATTGGGAAGCGGTGGCAGCTGTTTCGCGTGCAATTGTCTTCGGCATTAATTCCATCGCGCTTGGTATGCACACACCGAATGACGCCATCGCCGCGTACGCTAAGGCGCATCCAGAAAAAATCATCGGCTTTATGTCGGTTGACCCAAACGATCCGGACGCATTGGATGAGATTGATCGATGCGTCAACGATTTGGGACTCAAGGGCATCAAGATGAGCCCGGTATACCAACACTATAATCCAAAGGGCGATAGGGCTCGACGGGTGCACCGCCGTGCGGAAGAATTGGGACTCCCCATCCTCACACATGCGGCGTACCATGTCATTGCCAATACGCCGATGGAGTGGGCAAATCCGCTGCTCTATGATCCCGTTGCTCGTGAATTCCCAAACCTGAAGATTATTCTTGCTCACATCGGACTCCCTTGGTACACTGACGCAATGGTGATGATACGCAAGCATCCAAATGTGTTTGCCGATGTCTCCGGCGGCGTTCCCCTGCGACCTTGGTGGGGGTATCAGGCACTGGCATTCTGTCATGAAAATCGTGTGATTGATAAACTTCTTTTTGGCAGCGATTTCCCAATCGCCACTATTGAGGAAACTATCGACGCACTCCGCACCGCCAACCGATTTGCCGAAGGCACCAATATGCCACAGGTCCCAGAGCAGGACATTGAGGATCTCATCCATCGTGATTCCCTCTCCCTGCTTGGGTTGGATTAA
- a CDS encoding Gfo/Idh/MocA family oxidoreductase produces MYKRHRLALAGCGGMGRRHLRGYRTLENFEPGRIEVVALIDPELERAEFVAGEVEEFFGTQPQVYRSLEDAVAGSSDIEVLDIVAAASAHHSIAGVAAENGVHVLCEKPMAPTVAACRAMQAAAQRYGTVLSIAENYRRDPISRLAKALLAAGAIGDIRTVLDFSAGGGRNASAGGWQYLRKQGGSILESGVHNADMQMYLAGPVEQVTGKVRLQEHERIFKGRRVKGFHDHYAHTYPDVQAADAPDLMMATLEFESDALGQWLYDKAAHGPGFRRFTIFGSDGQIDLPSVRTGQPLRLFRDDHEGAFDDDDVLALVPDFSLDDRTARLFGGERLVRYDQSESGAGGGGDLNILAMELAELLDAIDNGTSVEVGAEEGLVAVALVMACHESSEAGRIVRMEEVVGGRLNTYQNVANRELGIET; encoded by the coding sequence ATGTATAAACGTCATCGACTCGCCCTAGCGGGATGCGGCGGCATGGGTCGCCGGCACCTGCGTGGGTATCGTACCCTAGAGAACTTTGAGCCCGGCCGAATTGAAGTTGTCGCCCTGATCGATCCAGAGTTGGAACGCGCTGAATTTGTCGCTGGTGAGGTAGAGGAGTTTTTTGGCACACAACCACAGGTGTACCGTTCACTTGAGGACGCTGTCGCAGGTTCAAGCGACATAGAAGTGCTGGACATTGTTGCTGCGGCATCAGCACACCATTCGATTGCTGGAGTTGCAGCGGAAAATGGTGTGCACGTCCTGTGTGAGAAACCGATGGCACCGACCGTGGCAGCCTGCCGGGCAATGCAAGCCGCCGCCCAGCGATACGGCACTGTGCTCTCCATAGCAGAGAACTACCGACGTGACCCCATAAGCCGCCTAGCAAAGGCACTGCTTGCGGCAGGTGCTATCGGCGATATCCGCACTGTCCTAGATTTTTCTGCCGGTGGCGGACGTAACGCCTCCGCTGGGGGCTGGCAATACCTCCGTAAACAGGGTGGATCCATTCTGGAGTCTGGCGTCCACAACGCTGACATGCAGATGTACTTGGCTGGTCCCGTCGAGCAGGTGACGGGCAAGGTTCGCCTTCAGGAACATGAGCGAATCTTCAAGGGAAGACGCGTAAAAGGATTTCACGATCACTACGCCCACACCTATCCCGATGTTCAGGCAGCGGATGCCCCTGACCTGATGATGGCAACGCTTGAATTTGAAAGCGATGCGTTGGGGCAGTGGCTATATGACAAGGCAGCGCACGGTCCTGGATTTCGTCGTTTCACGATTTTCGGTAGCGACGGTCAGATCGACCTGCCGTCGGTGCGCACCGGTCAGCCGTTACGCCTCTTTCGGGACGATCATGAGGGCGCGTTTGATGACGATGATGTGCTGGCACTTGTCCCTGACTTCTCGCTTGACGACCGTACCGCTCGGCTTTTCGGTGGTGAACGGCTTGTGCGTTACGATCAGTCCGAATCGGGTGCGGGCGGTGGCGGCGACTTAAACATCCTCGCCATGGAACTCGCGGAACTTTTGGATGCCATCGACAATGGAACGTCAGTCGAGGTTGGAGCAGAGGAAGGGTTGGTCGCTGTCGCCCTTGTGATGGCTTGCCATGAATCCTCGGAGGCGGGTCGAATTGTCCGCATGGAGGAGGTCGTCGGTGGGCGACTCAACACCTACCAGAATGTCGCAAACCGGGAGTTGGGAATTGAAACCTGA
- a CDS encoding mannonate dehydratase, translated as MVKIALALGPEPTPVWTLARQAGVEYVVGGLDLNPIPNASDEQQPWSYVSLARLKATYEDSGFNLQVIESRPPMEKIKLGLPGRDEEIDIICEFIRNMGALGIPVWCPAWMPILFVLRTSVTIPSRGGSQVSGYDHDYMKNAPLTEHGVITEEQQWTNLKYFLERVVPVAEKADVKLAMHPDDPPLSPIRGVARIMSSVENYQKLVDLVPSPVNGIGLCQGNFSLMTDNLPEVIRHFGEQEKIFFVHFRDVQGTPDKFVEAFHDDGQADMAECVRAYRDVGYAGVARPDHFPKMGDASIPDEHSMERLFAIGYMKGLIEAVYTE; from the coding sequence ATGGTAAAGATTGCTTTAGCCCTTGGACCGGAACCGACCCCCGTTTGGACGTTAGCCAGGCAAGCCGGTGTTGAGTATGTGGTTGGCGGCCTGGACTTGAATCCAATACCGAATGCAAGCGACGAACAACAACCGTGGAGTTACGTGTCGCTTGCCCGCCTGAAAGCTACGTACGAGGATAGCGGATTTAACCTACAGGTGATTGAGAGCCGTCCCCCGATGGAGAAAATAAAACTCGGTTTGCCGGGGCGTGATGAAGAAATTGATATTATCTGTGAGTTTATCCGTAACATGGGGGCATTGGGAATTCCAGTGTGGTGCCCTGCGTGGATGCCGATTCTTTTTGTCCTCCGAACATCCGTCACGATTCCGTCACGTGGTGGGTCTCAGGTCAGTGGGTATGACCATGATTACATGAAGAATGCGCCTCTGACCGAGCACGGTGTCATCACTGAAGAGCAGCAATGGACGAACCTGAAGTATTTTCTGGAGCGTGTGGTGCCGGTTGCGGAAAAAGCCGATGTCAAATTGGCGATGCACCCGGATGATCCGCCGCTGTCGCCTATCCGAGGAGTTGCCCGGATTATGAGCAGCGTAGAGAATTATCAGAAACTCGTCGATTTGGTGCCAAGTCCTGTCAACGGGATTGGTCTCTGTCAGGGCAACTTCTCTCTGATGACCGATAACCTGCCCGAAGTGATTCGGCATTTTGGGGAACAGGAAAAGATTTTCTTTGTGCATTTCCGAGATGTGCAAGGAACACCCGATAAGTTCGTTGAAGCCTTCCATGACGACGGACAGGCTGACATGGCGGAGTGCGTACGTGCCTATCGTGATGTTGGCTATGCGGGAGTCGCACGTCCAGACCATTTCCCGAAGATGGGTGATGCTAGCATCCCGGATGAGCATAGTATGGAGCGGCTTTTTGCGATTGGTTATATGAAAGGATTGATTGAAGCAGTCTATACCGAATAG
- a CDS encoding phytanoyl-CoA dioxygenase family protein → MDTACLDYCLTEDERLEFERNGFLIIPDALTPQMTSDIEAVVDRIDAEYRANADMDAHEWVHKLDFVGQDEVFLDLLNWHKTFPKVWGILGWNIQLYLTHMDVTPPPPPDAEQEKQRLGWHQDSGRLNAELETNPRPRVSVKIGYFLTDTTETGRGNFYVIPGSHLQNKLEFPPDDVSDPEGATPVCVPPGTAVIFDRRIWHSRSPNESDITRKVLFYGYSYRWLRPRDDMTVGDFIDRCDPIRRQLLGFSTSWHGYTSPIDEDVPLRSWLAEHVGEEAVA, encoded by the coding sequence ATGGACACCGCATGTTTGGATTACTGTTTGACTGAAGATGAGCGGCTTGAATTTGAGCGTAACGGTTTCCTAATCATCCCTGACGCACTGACACCACAGATGACCTCTGACATTGAGGCGGTGGTGGACCGGATCGATGCCGAATACCGGGCGAATGCCGATATGGACGCTCACGAGTGGGTGCACAAGTTGGATTTCGTGGGACAAGATGAAGTCTTTCTGGACTTGCTCAATTGGCACAAGACATTCCCCAAAGTGTGGGGGATACTTGGCTGGAACATCCAGCTTTATCTCACGCACATGGATGTTACGCCTCCACCACCACCCGATGCGGAGCAGGAGAAGCAGCGGTTGGGCTGGCATCAGGACAGTGGACGTTTGAACGCCGAGTTAGAAACCAATCCCCGACCACGAGTTTCAGTCAAGATTGGCTACTTCCTTACCGATACGACTGAAACAGGTCGGGGGAATTTCTACGTCATACCGGGAAGTCATCTCCAGAACAAATTAGAGTTTCCGCCCGATGACGTTTCAGATCCGGAAGGGGCAACCCCTGTTTGTGTTCCGCCCGGCACAGCAGTCATTTTCGATCGGCGTATCTGGCATTCCCGAAGCCCGAATGAATCGGATATTACACGCAAGGTGCTGTTCTATGGCTATAGCTATCGATGGCTACGCCCAAGGGACGACATGACCGTTGGGGACTTTATTGACCGCTGCGATCCGATTCGACGGCAATTATTGGGATTTAGCACCAGTTGGCACGGCTATACCTCCCCGATCGACGAGGATGTTCCGTTGAGGTCGTGGCTCGCAGAACACGTAGGAGAGGAGGCAGTCGCTTGA
- a CDS encoding DUF4416 family protein encodes MGQIRCHPPVKLIVGIITAVPDLLSVIHQRLSEQFGRTDFASDLLPFDYTNYYEAEMGKDLKRQFVSFESLIPAEELASAKCFSNAVECEFAKGDTAPRPVNLDPGYISAAKLVLASTKDHAHRIYLQDGIYAEITLKFYRKTFQPWEWTYPDYRTSTYIDIFNHIRHIYMEQLKGIGLSPHPF; translated from the coding sequence ATGGGGCAAATTAGATGTCATCCACCTGTTAAACTGATTGTTGGAATTATCACGGCAGTTCCAGATTTACTTTCCGTCATACACCAACGATTGTCAGAGCAGTTTGGACGGACTGATTTTGCCAGCGATTTGTTGCCTTTTGATTATACCAATTACTATGAAGCGGAGATGGGGAAGGATCTGAAACGTCAGTTCGTGAGTTTTGAGAGTCTTATTCCCGCCGAGGAACTCGCATCCGCCAAATGCTTTTCTAATGCAGTCGAATGCGAGTTTGCAAAGGGTGATACGGCTCCCCGTCCAGTGAATCTTGATCCGGGCTATATTTCGGCGGCAAAGCTGGTCCTCGCTTCGACGAAAGACCATGCACACCGCATCTATCTCCAAGATGGCATTTATGCCGAAATTACGCTCAAATTTTACCGTAAGACCTTCCAACCTTGGGAATGGACTTATCCTGATTATCGTACATCCACCTACATTGACATCTTCAACCATATCCGCCATATCTACATGGAGCAATTGAAAGGGATCGGGTTAAGTCCCCACCCGTTTTAA
- a CDS encoding P1 family peptidase — protein sequence MPANSDQSAGVPEGRARARDLGIRIGIYEPGNHNAITDVAGVKVGHVTLKTGDNVRTGVTAVIPRDDIWTNKLFGAGYAINGNGEATGLAWANEAGWIESPIMLTNTLSVGPVHDGVIRYMIKRYPDNHIILPIVAECYDGGLNNISGLYVTAEHAIQAIENATGGPVAEGCVGAGTGMRCYSFKAGIGTSSRVLPANRGGYTVGVLVNSNGGRRHQLQINGVPVGREITELTPEWGRDGSFIIVVATDAPLVHRQLMQLAKRVTHGLARTGTPSTFSSGEFVIAFSTANTIPRRTDNGTFPITMLANRRLDALYQAVIEATEEAILNSMTTAVTTVGRNGNTIYAIPLDRLRAVMKQYGQLASEGN from the coding sequence ATACCTGCTAACTCCGACCAAAGTGCTGGCGTTCCCGAAGGCAGAGCACGAGCACGAGATCTCGGAATCAGAATCGGCATCTACGAACCCGGCAACCACAATGCAATCACAGATGTCGCAGGGGTGAAGGTAGGGCATGTCACGTTGAAAACCGGCGATAATGTTCGGACAGGTGTTACTGCTGTCATCCCACGCGACGATATCTGGACAAATAAGCTGTTTGGGGCTGGTTATGCGATTAACGGTAACGGTGAAGCGACAGGGTTAGCATGGGCTAACGAAGCGGGGTGGATCGAGTCCCCAATTATGCTGACCAATACACTCAGCGTTGGACCTGTTCACGATGGCGTTATACGGTACATGATTAAACGCTATCCAGATAATCATATTATTCTGCCAATCGTCGCAGAGTGCTATGACGGTGGACTGAATAATATCAGTGGGCTGTACGTCACCGCGGAACATGCAATTCAGGCAATAGAGAACGCCACAGGCGGTCCTGTCGCAGAGGGCTGCGTCGGCGCAGGCACAGGAATGCGGTGCTACAGTTTTAAGGCAGGTATCGGTACATCTTCACGGGTATTGCCCGCAAACCGGGGAGGATACACAGTCGGAGTGTTGGTCAATTCCAACGGCGGGCGGCGCCATCAACTACAGATTAATGGTGTTCCTGTCGGTAGAGAAATTACGGAACTCACGCCGGAGTGGGGGCGAGACGGTTCGTTCATCATCGTTGTTGCAACGGATGCGCCCCTGGTGCATCGTCAACTGATGCAACTTGCCAAACGGGTAACACATGGGCTTGCTCGTACCGGCACGCCAAGTACCTTTAGCAGCGGCGAATTTGTAATTGCTTTTTCGACCGCTAACACGATTCCGCGTCGGACGGACAATGGAACATTTCCTATCACGATGCTTGCCAATCGCCGGCTGGACGCGCTGTACCAAGCCGTCATTGAAGCAACGGAGGAGGCAATCCTCAACTCCATGACCACAGCAGTGACGACCGTTGGCAGAAACGGGAACACAATCTATGCCATTCCTTTGGATCGGTTGCGGGCCGTGATGAAACAATACGGACAGCTTGCGTCTGAAGGCAATTGA
- a CDS encoding potassium channel protein has translation MRYQRNFIIAMISLVILFAIGVVGYRLIEGDNPHQKWTVFDAIFMTVITLTTVGYTDDNMSKVGRAFTVFLLIGGLGISVYSVGVATAFIIEGQFREVFRRRKMEKLINKLSNHYIVCGIGDTGVHALEEMLQMNMNFVAIEQDQERLDHELETKDFLYVHGDATEDEVLIRAGVERARGLITSLSRDQDNLFVVLSAKQLNPGLKIASKAVEANSLSKLKQAGADEVVLPDHIGGMRLASTVTRPIVVNFLDIMLRSQETTRFAESVIQSGTPLVGLTLGEARIPDRTNLMVVAVHKRDGDFIYNPSGGLRLEVGDALIVIADNEQRQNLNKLTGDNL, from the coding sequence TTGAGGTATCAACGAAACTTCATCATTGCGATGATTTCGCTGGTAATCCTTTTTGCCATCGGGGTTGTCGGGTATCGGCTTATCGAAGGGGATAATCCACATCAGAAGTGGACAGTGTTTGACGCAATTTTCATGACTGTCATCACATTGACAACAGTCGGATACACCGATGACAATATGTCCAAGGTGGGAAGGGCTTTCACCGTTTTTCTATTGATTGGTGGACTTGGTATCTCTGTGTATAGTGTCGGCGTTGCAACCGCCTTTATTATTGAAGGCCAATTCCGAGAGGTGTTTCGACGAAGGAAGATGGAAAAATTAATCAACAAACTTTCAAACCATTATATTGTCTGCGGCATAGGGGATACGGGAGTTCATGCGCTCGAAGAAATGCTTCAAATGAACATGAACTTCGTTGCCATTGAGCAAGATCAAGAACGGCTTGATCATGAACTAGAAACGAAAGATTTCCTGTATGTTCATGGGGATGCGACAGAAGATGAAGTTTTAATTCGTGCGGGTGTTGAACGGGCACGTGGACTGATTACCTCACTGTCACGTGATCAAGATAACCTATTTGTTGTTCTATCTGCGAAGCAGCTAAATCCGGGATTGAAGATTGCCTCTAAAGCGGTTGAAGCCAATTCGCTATCCAAGCTGAAGCAAGCGGGCGCGGATGAAGTTGTTTTACCAGACCATATCGGTGGTATGCGGTTGGCTTCTACAGTTACACGCCCCATCGTGGTTAATTTTCTAGACATTATGCTTAGGAGTCAAGAGACCACACGCTTCGCTGAATCCGTCATCCAATCAGGGACGCCACTGGTAGGACTCACTTTGGGTGAAGCCCGCATTCCAGATCGAACGAACCTGATGGTTGTCGCAGTGCATAAGCGGGACGGAGATTTTATCTATAACCCTTCCGGTGGATTGAGGTTGGAGGTTGGCGATGCCCTGATCGTCATCGCAGATAACGAGCAGCGACAAAACCTAAACAAGCTGACAGGCGATAACCTTTAG
- a CDS encoding alanine racemase — MHISELDTPALTVDLDVLERNIYNMASLCREIDIDLRVHTKTHKVPEIAEMQVAAGSKGITSQKLGEAEAMVDGGLDDILIPYNIVGKPKLLRLTQLVKRAQITVALDSKLTAEGISGQAVADDSTVRVVIEQDTGGRRVGVQSPQATLELSQTIAQMPGLDFQGIMTYGSNIRAKPFIDETVDLLNGAGIPINIISGGGTGAEQASKDIGCTETRSGSYVYEGMTRISGSEALNPDRCALRMIVTVVSTPTADRIIVDGGAKTFTSYPPTPYGHIIGHPDVKIYGMSVEHGHLDVSESQHKFRVGDQLAVIPLHQGMTSNLHDELVAVRNEQVETVWQIAGRGKVK, encoded by the coding sequence ATGCACATTTCTGAATTGGATACACCTGCACTCACTGTAGATCTTGATGTTCTTGAACGTAATATTTATAATATGGCATCCCTGTGTAGAGAGATTGACATCGATTTGCGCGTTCACACGAAAACTCACAAGGTCCCGGAGATCGCCGAAATGCAGGTCGCCGCCGGCTCGAAAGGAATAACCTCCCAAAAACTTGGCGAAGCAGAGGCTATGGTTGATGGCGGACTTGATGACATCCTGATTCCTTACAATATCGTCGGCAAGCCGAAACTGCTGCGTTTGACACAGTTGGTCAAACGCGCGCAAATTACCGTCGCCCTTGACTCGAAGCTAACCGCCGAAGGAATCTCTGGACAGGCAGTAGCAGATGATTCCACCGTGCGCGTGGTCATCGAACAAGACACAGGGGGACGCCGGGTCGGTGTGCAATCCCCGCAAGCCACGCTTGAACTTTCCCAAACGATAGCTCAGATGCCCGGACTTGATTTTCAGGGTATTATGACCTATGGGAGCAATATCCGTGCAAAACCCTTCATTGATGAAACGGTAGATCTCCTAAATGGTGCAGGGATCCCGATCAATATCATCAGCGGAGGCGGAACAGGCGCCGAGCAAGCATCAAAGGATATTGGCTGCACGGAGACACGTAGCGGATCGTATGTCTACGAAGGTATGACGCGCATCTCTGGTTCGGAGGCACTCAATCCGGACAGATGCGCCTTGCGCATGATTGTGACGGTCGTGAGCACCCCAACTGCAGATCGAATCATCGTTGACGGTGGTGCCAAGACGTTCACCAGCTATCCGCCCACGCCCTATGGCCACATTATCGGACATCCAGATGTCAAAATATATGGGATGTCTGTCGAACACGGACATCTTGATGTGAGCGAATCTCAGCATAAATTCCGCGTTGGCGACCAATTGGCTGTTATTCCGCTACACCAAGGGATGACAAGCAATCTGCACGATGAGTTAGTTGCAGTGAGAAATGAGCAGGTGGAAACCGTTTGGCAAATCGCCGGGCGCGGCAAAGTCAAATAG